The genomic DNA CGGGACTCGGGCAATTTAGTGAAAACTCCCAAAATACTgttgaaattaatccttaattttccTCGGAGCCATTCGGCTAAATCATAATCCATATAGATGGACTGGTTATAAAACTCTAGAAAGTTAGAAAACAGTAACATTGCGTTTCGTGTTAACTTGACcgtgaccatgcacaatcttttgtcctcgGTTCACAACTAAGTTTTGAATGAATTAATGGAAATTGTAGGTAGGCTGTCTTTTACAAAAAGGGTGTTGTTTGTGCATGGTCGTGGCCAAAACAGTGAACAAAAGCATAAAGCATCTCCATATATTAATAATGATTACATataattttcagtgaaaaaaaccccttcctttCTACTGTTCCTTATGTAAAGGGTTACGATTTATTGACGTAACGAGATTGACTGTGTTTGTCGAGTATGCGTGCGAGATTGAAATTGACGAATGCCTTACAGACCTTCACAATTCTGTCCCTGAAGTCCTTTGGGACACTCACAACTGTAGCTGCTTAGATTGCCGGAACATGTTCCGTTGTTTTGGCAGGGGGTACTGGAACATGGATGCAAGTCTAGACAAAAAATAAGAATTACTACATAGTTCAAGTTTGTTTACTTGAATAAAGATCGCATGTTTCGTCGAACGTCAAACTCGACTAGTTAGGTTCTTCTCGCTTTCCTGATTTTAACGCCTTTCGCAATAAATGTACAATCCTGGATAGCCTAAACAGGTGGAATAAACGCAAAGATAATTATGATTTCTGGTTTTCTCGGCGTTTCCATATTTTCATTCTGCCTTGGGAGATGACGCTTATTCAGTTTCGCTGCCAGGGACTATTGTTGACACAGTTTTGATTTTCGAAAGGGCAATTGGTTCATGCTTCTGAAGATGAAAAAGGAATTATCCTTACATCTGAGGACAAATGCCATCGGATGTATCCATCTTCCATTGTGTTCGTACTTTAGGTGACCTTGTGACACTAACATACCAAAAAGGTGAGTTTAAATCTACCTTGACAATTGTTCCCTTGGAATCCCCCAAGACAATCACACCGGTATCCATGAACGGAATTGACACATGTTCCGTTGTTCAAGCATGGTCCACTATAACAATGGTCTACcacttaagaaaaaaagaaagagagattttccaattaaatgcttttttttcgaaatatgaaataaatcaaataGCAAAAATGTTGATTCCACATCATGCTCATAAAAATATGACCAGAACGCTTTAATCGATTGGAATCGAAATATTAAGGCAGAAACGGTCAGCCTTCATCGGTCTGTTTATATAGGAATGGTTACAAGGCGCTAAGATCTGTAACCACTCGTTCAGAGCAAGCTCTTTGATTTATCAAATTTACAGATGACACATGCAGTGTTCATCCCTTTTTTGCGCATGCTCAGATAAAATAAGATGTCAAGGATTCAGCCTCCTAATCGTTTAAAGGGAAAGATGTATGGTACAGACCTTCACAGTTCTGTCCCGTAAATCCATTTGGACACTCGCAACTGTAGTTATTCAGATTTCCTGTACATGTCCCGTTATTCTTGCAGGGGTTGCTGAAGCACACATCCAACTCTATTGAATAAGAAACAAGAGCTCATCAAGTTGAGTTCATCtacatcatcattattatcatttatcGTCATCACCAACTCCGTTATTATTGTGATCGTCATCTTCATCAATGCTGCATGGTGTATGAGTCCGTGGTACAAGCCTCTTCACAGCTATATGAAAAGAGTGGGTACTACAAATTTAACGCAAACCTTCACAGTTCTGTCCCTTAAATCCATTCGCACACTCACAACTGTAGTTACTCAGATTTCCTGAGCAGGTGCCGTTATTCTGACATGGATTGCTGAAGCATGAGTCCAATTCTAAAAGACAAATTGAACCGTTACCTAGTTAAAGATGTGGATTTTCCGTTGATTGTTTTTGAGCCGAGGTAAATTTGTATTCATTATTGTTGTGACTGTCATGTTCATCAATGCTAGTGTATGGGTCTGTGGTAGAAATCTCTTCACAGCTAGCTGTCTGAAAAGAGCGAACAGTACAGACACAAACCTTCACAGTTCTGTCCCTTAAATCCATTCGCACACTCGCAACTGTAGTTACTCAGATTCCTGGAGCATGTTCCGTTATTCTGGCATGGATTGCTGAAGCATGAGTCCAATTCTAAAAGACAAATGGAACCGTTACCTAGTTAAAGATGTGGATTTTCCGTTGACTGTTTTTGAGCCAAGGTGAATTTGTATTCATTATTGTTGTGATTGTCATATTCATCAATGTTAGTGTATGGGTCTGTGGTAGAAATCTCTTCACAGCTGTCTGAAAAGAGTGAACAGTACAGACACAAACCTTCACAGTTCTGTCCCTTAAATCCATTCGCACACTCACAACTGTAGTTACTCAGATTCCTGGAGCATGTTCCGTTATTCTGGCATGGATTGCTGAGGCATGCGTCCAATTCTGAAAGACAAATGGAACCGTTACCTAGTTAAAGATGTGGATTTTTCGTTCACTGTTTTTGAGCCAAGGTAAATTTGTATTCATTATTGTTGTGATTGTCATATTCATCAATGCTAGTGTATGAGTCTGGGGTAGAAATCTCTTCACAGCTGTCTGAAAAGAGTGAACAGTACAGACACAAACCTTCACAGTTCTGTCCCTTAAATCCATTTGCACACTCACAGCTGTAGGTACTCAGATTCCTGGAGCATGTTCCGTTATTCTGGCATGGATTGCTGAAGCATGAGTCCAATTCTAAAAGACAAATGGAACCGTTACCTAGTTAAAGGTGTGGATTTTCCGTTGACTGTTTTTGAGCCAAGGTAAATTTGTATTCATTATTGTTGTGATTGTCATATTCATCAATGCTAGTGTATGAGTCTGGGGTAGAAATCTCTTCACAGCTGTCTGAAAAGAGTGAACAGTACAGACACAAACCTTCACAGTTCTGTCCCTTAAATCCATTTGCACACTCACAGCTGTAGTTACTCAGATTCCTGGAGCATGTTCCGTTATGCTGGCATGGATTGCTGAAGCATGAGTCCAATTCTAAAAGACAAATGGAACCGTTACCTAGTTAAAGGTGTGGATTTTCCGTTGACTGTTTTTGAGCCAAGGTAAATTTGTATTCATTATTGTTGTGATTGTCATATTCATCAATGCTAGTGTATGAGTCTGGGGTAGAAATCTCTTCACAGCTGTCTGAAAAGAGTGAACAGTACAGACACAAACCTTCACAGTTCTGTCCCTTAAATCCATTTGCACACTCACAGCTGTAGTTATTCAGATTCCTGGAGCATGTTCCGTTATTCTGGCATGGATTGCTAAAGCATGCGTCCAACTCTAAAAGACAAATGGAAAGACTCCCTCTTTTATGGCAAATTAAACGTTTTTGAGCAAACATTATTGGACAGGGCATGCGTTAGCAAAGTGTTGAATTACCATTTATCTTCTTTTCTTCCTTCAGTTATATTTGCAATGGTACATTTCAATGATTTAGCCACACTGTATACACtaacaggggcggatccaggaattTTTAAtagggtgggggggagggggtggggaggggtCCAAACCTTGACTCAGAAAAACACTACAGAAACTTTTTTTCAGATTAGTGGCAAAATAGAATGGCTCTCCATCAAAAAACAAGTCAACCAGTTGAGTAATAATAGGCGATCGTGCAGTTGCGAGAATTTTAGACTCAAACaagtagtaaaaaaaaatcggttatttggttattattattattattgttattattattattattattattattattattattaaggctAGTTAACAACTATTTATCGAACTGGAGGCGGGCTAGGTACATTCTACCACCAGcgactgaggtgaatagttgttttagtataattatactaaaacactggGCTAATATAGgacaaaaaaatgattttaattaACTGAattattcctgcaacgattgcCAAATTTTTGGGCGCAAATCGCGCGTGAGTTGCGCGGAGGTGAATAGcgaaggatattcggagtttgagtgACCAATCAGAGTGCGCCTTCAACGTTATCcactccaggtgatctggtgacgtaattcggaggactggggaggaaaattttaacgccgtatcccacaaccgcgcgtgGCCTTAGGTGTTgcttccaaactccctgcagtattgccatcgccaaaactcaacagatcattacttTTCTACCACAATTCCTGTttctgaatgaacattcaagtagacccgaagagatctaacctcgcctctgccatgttgaattcgaaaataaggccgcgcgcggttgtgggatacggcgttaaaactTTTCTCCctagtcctccgaattacgtcaccagatcacctggctatTTTAGTACATTCTAAAAGGGTtgttatttggccgccattatgaaaaaggACTATTCTGTTTGTTTCTGCAACCTTGCTCTTTCTTGGTTACCGTTACTTTTGCACCTagttaaaatttcttttaggcAGACATGTGGGCAACAAAAGTACCAACCTTCGCAGTTATGTCCGTGAAATCCAGGGGAACATTCACAATTGTAGTTACTTAGATTCCCAGAACATGTACCGTTGTTCAGGCATGGGTTACTGATGCATGGATCCAATTCTAGGAGAAAGTTAGAGTAAAAGTTACCCAATGTACGCTATCATCCGCGTGATGAATTTGTGAGTCCTTTTTTTGCTTCAACGTCTGGATGAATGAATGGATGCTCCTTAAAAATGCTTCAGTCCGAGTATAGCTACTGGCTCGTTCGCACACCGTCATTACGTCACACTGAACAATTGAATAACCATGAAATGATAGGATTAGAGTTACATTTGTAGGTTTCGAATTGCCtgttcctttgtttgtttttagcaTTGTAAATTGATTACGTTATACAGTACTGTTCCGCCTTCTTTTTTTATGGAAAAGAATAAAGAGTGAACCCGTAACTGAACTAGTTACATTTTCCATGAAACGTAAGACTTGACCATCCTTCTCTTATTTGTTTTTCCTTGGAGATTAATTGATGCACCGCATGATATTTAAATTGGCCCAGAGTTTCGAGATATTGATATGCAGCATACAGTGAATGATGTCACGAGGGTTCGCCtcaacttcaacttcacttGCTTCCGGAAATGTCAGTAATGTGCCCCTTTTTACTCCTCAACTACTCACAAAATGTTAAAATATCCCTAACCTAAGAAGAGACTTTCGCCGCGTTGACGGCGTTTAATTTTGAAGAGACACTTTGTAACTTGATTACCTCTTCAATTAAGTGGACATTGAACCAGTTTTTGCCGAGTTTATGTATAAAAGGAGTGGCAAGTGCAAACCttcacattcctttcccttaaATCCTTTTTCACACTCACAACTGTAGTCACTCATATTGCCGGTGCATGTGCCGTTGTTCTGGCAGGGATTGCTGAAGCATGCATCCAATTCTACTAAACAAAGAACATGAGTTTATCTAGGTGATGTCATCATCATTGTTACTGATCGTTGTCATTGTTAACTCAGCCTGCTAttatcgtcatcttcattttcataatttttagtGTAAAAGTGAGCCTGCAGTGGAAACCTCTTCACAGCTGCATGTCTCAGGAAACTAAACCCAACCACGGTCCAGTTCTGATCTTATGCAATCGTCAAAGACAATGTTTTGCACCATAAGGAACTCAAGGAGGGCAAATATGTGCTGCGCTTCCCTTTCTGAAAACCAATGGAAGAAGGAAGAGAAATCCTAAGTagaaaactgtaaacaaatcTTACCACGTTCACAGTTTCTTCCACTGAACGTTTCAAGGCAATGACATCGGTAGTCGTCAGTGTTGCTTTGGCAACTGCCATTGTTTAAACATGGACTGGAATAACAGTAGTTGCTCTCTGGAGAAATTTGAACAAGAAATAACATAGCTACAGCTGACTGATTATGTGCAGTCTGTATAGTTGTCGGCCGTGCACAATATATTTTGCGCTGAAGGCTTAAGGTTTGAAGCTTAGTTTCCTAACAGAAAAATGAATAGCTCATTTCTGCTTTCAACTTTAGTTACAATATATTTATCATTCGTCAAGCTAATGTTCTTCAGCTAGCAGTTGCTGTTGTTTGTCTCTTTATCGTTTTGCTGGTCCCTTTCGTTTAGCCTTGACTTTGTCTCCTCGCCGCAGAAATTTAAGTCCATGTTGTTTGCTGACAGCCGAAACCAACAGTACTAGAGGAGAGTATCTTTCAAGGCTCTTAAGCAATTTTTTTGGGCCAAATATACAACAAAGGATAAGACCTTTTTATTTCTAAAAGAAGAAAGTTGAGAAATGAGATCAAGGTGAAGGTAACCTGATTACCTTCACACTTAAGTCCGTCATAAGGTCCCCAGCAATCACAGGTGTAGTTATCTGGGCGACTTGTACAAGTTCCGTTATTTTTGCATGGATT from Montipora foliosa isolate CH-2021 chromosome 7, ASM3666993v2, whole genome shotgun sequence includes the following:
- the LOC138009991 gene encoding fibropellin-3-like gives rise to the protein MASFDYNYQWAMKKKKGHHSGSGGSGSGGGSGSGSGSGKRGGESGDPDSGSGESGEGEDNGSGESGGAYDVANHSGDDDTSGSGADDDNVDPCSDDPCSNGGSCQNVNGSYVCECLPRFTGRNCKGVDYCGDKPCKNNGTCSSLRNNYTCDCIGQFGGSHCEEVDHCFYNPCKNNGTCTSRPDNYTCDCWGPYDGLKCEESNYCYSSPCLNNGSCQSNTDDYRCHCLETFSGRNCERELDACFSNPCQNNGTCTGNMSDYSCECEKGFKGKECEELDPCISNPCLNNGTCSGNLSNYNCECSPGFHGHNCEAQCFSIIILKQLFTSVAGGRMYLARLQFDK
- the LOC138009990 gene encoding notch homolog 2 N-terminal-like protein A, encoding MNTNLPWLKNKLDSCFSNPCQHNGTCSRNLSNYSCECANGFKGQNCEELDSCFSNPCQNNGTCSRNLSTYSCECANGFKGQNCEELDACLSNPCQNNGTCSRNLSNYSCECANGFKGQNCEGLCLYCSLFSDSCEEISTTDPYTNIDEYDNHNNNEYKFTLAQKQSTENPHL